The sequence ATCAAACTCAAACGAAAGAAGCCTTCATTGACCTGATTCACATTACATCAATGCTACTGATCGACTTGAGGAGGTTTATTTCACACGGGCAATCCACCAGGGCAGAGGGAAGTGTCACCCAGGAGGACAACTACTTTCAATTTGAGGACTTCATTAGATTTATTATGGATCACTTTGTCCTTGAGGCATCCAGAAACCTACTTGAGAGACTCGTAAATGCTCCAAGTCGCTTACGGTTGCTGCATGCATCCAGAATGAGGACACAAGCATTAGAGATGCCCTTCCTTCCACAGGTACTGCAAGGTCCCCACAGCAGGAAGATCTACACACCAGATTATTCCATTAGAAGAAATTAGCATTGTTTGTAACATCATCTCACTATTCAAATTCATACATCAAACAACACAGTTTTGTAAAGACCTGTGTATAAATACAATCCATAGCTATGCATGAAATCTTAACTTAACTGTTGCCACAGGTGTTTGTGCTAGAGAGAGGGCCAGTCATAAAGCTGCTCACCACAGCCATCTCCAAAAACGTGGCTAACTTACTTCATGACGCCGTGGACATAATGGCCAGAAAGAGAGGTGATTTGTGATTGTTTGTTGCCCTCACATTAATATAgagcaaatattttttttctgtaaagcCAGATGTAAACAGATACATTCTTGTTATGTTAAATAGTTTATCTGTCATTAACTTTAGTCATTAGAAGCCAGCATGAAAAGCAACCTTGTTTACGTTTTCTGGATTTGATGTTTAGTGCTGAATATCAGCTGGTGATAGTAACCTCTGCATGGCCTGCTGTTACAGCCTTGTTAGAgtctgacacagacactgagGCCGTCTCAGTCTCAGAGTACTCCATCTCAGAGTCAGACACCTCAGTGTCCACTTCCCGCCTGCCTGAGGACAACCTCCGGTCCCAGGACTGTGGTGGACACAGTGGGACTCTGTGCCCTGGACAAGGGGGCAGTGTTCTGGCAAAGAGAGGAGTCACTGAAACCCTgatcagctccagcagcagcagcagaaacagtAGCTGCAGCAGTATCACTAGTGAGATGAGTAGGCCTCACAGTACCTCCACCTGCTCTGTGAAAGATCTTCCTACTGAGAGACCACATGTGTCCTCCTCCAGCCTTTCCACCAGGCCAGAGGAGGCTGTTGCAACTCTAGCCATGAGCTCCCACGAGGTAAAGGACATTCACAAACCAACTATATGCTAAATGAGATCATTTAGAAAGGCGACGGTGTGAATGAAAATTCCTTCATGAGGTAATGAAGtgttatacttttttttttctctgagagAGGCTAAGAAGGAAAAAATTATGATGAAGTCATCCACAATAGTTAAGAAATAAAATAGATGAAGTCATCCACAATAGTTAAGAAATAAAACTAAACCTGCAGTGTTGATGTGCAATACTTCAAGCACCAACCTGTCAACAGTAGTATTTTTCAGGTCCAGTCTCTGGGAGATCACTGTTGCTGCAATCATtcagtgaactgtgtgtgtcattgtcattcTTGACAAAGGCAGATTTATTCTGACACATTTGTCCTTTGAAAGTTCAGCAGTGCTTATTCCTATTCACAGTAGTTAAGATACTAGACATTACTACTATAGACCTATAAATAGAAAGacactttttcttttcagttaAACTTGTCACATGTTGTCACATGTTCATAGTATAGTAATGAAACAATGTGTTCTTTCATCGTTGTTGATCTTTCAGGACTCAGCAAATATGAAGTCCTCAAGAGGAGAGGATAAACAGCGGAGAAAAAGGATCTTTACAATCCACTGGAAATCTAAAGTTAATAGAAATTTCACATCATAAGatgataaatattaatattgtgTATCATTTAGGTGTTTATGTTGCTACATTCACATAATAAATACCATCTTCTTTCCACCCTCTCAACGTAGAGATCTATAGCTCCATCGCCAGGTATGAGTACAGTATTCTCCTGTGCCTAACCTAGTATTATTCATTCTTATACAGCCTGAAGGTAGATGAGGGTTTTGTCATGAGAAGTATAAAACAGTGATGTGCTCTGTATTACAGTGGTGGAGAAGCCTGTTACCCATTCCCCAGAGAGGACCAGGAGGCCATCGCTGTCATCACGCTTAGCCTCTGGCATCTGCAGACTCTTTTGCTGCTGTGGTAAAGGTCAGGATTGACCTCTTGTGGCAGGAAGAGGAGTTGAACCTCCTTTAATTTCAATGTTTTGCTTTGGGCCTGAAGATTCAAGGTCCACGATCCCAGTTGCTTTGGGCCCAGGCAGGGGCTTGTGAAAGTACTGATCTGACCACTTTCAAAGTACCTTCCCTTTGGGCTGAGGGTGCGATCATAACGGACTGCACAAGGGCAGGAGCCACGTGCGCCAGTATTGTTATGATGTTGCTCTGAATGGAGTTCAAAATAAAATCCTTTCCATTGGACACTTGATCTGTGTTGTGAGTATTTCTATGTAACTGGAGCAGAACATAAAAAGCTGACAAGTTAGACAACTTCAGGAGTAGGACAACCCATGAGTTCCAACATGTATCAGTGCTTAAGGCTAATTTATTCAGATTCAATTGTGTATTACTTTACACTAATGTGTTAACTTACGTTAATGATTGAAACCGTTATGTAGAACATTACTATTTACAGacaaaacagtgagagagaaagagagtgagagagaaagagagagatcgtgTCTGCTTTTTCCAGCCTTGTAGGGATCTGTTGCTCCCTCACCACGCTGTGTCTTATGGTATAAGTTACATGcacttaaaaaatattttgttggaTTTGCTTTGTTGTAATGTGGACATCGTTGCACATTAATGTGTGAATCAACACAGATTTCTCTTGTAAGCCTTTTAGACACAACTTCAACTCATTTCAATGGAATGGTTCACAGTTAGATGAAAGGTGCcaaatgtctttatttcatCTATAAAACTAGCGTTATGTTATGCAGGATTGATATGCAGGTATATATCCACCATAATCTTACTTAGCAATATTAACAATACATTACTATCACAGAAATGACATCAAAATCTCACAATGTCATTGCTTTTAGACATTGCGCTTCCTGAATAACTCGGGCAGCTATAGGCCTACTGAGCGTCATCTGACATGTTCATGGGGCAACAATTCAGTTAGTTTGCAAATCTGAAAATCTGGTCACTGAGTAAATAGTCTCTTTCACAAATGAAATCGGTAACAATGTCAGATTAAAAACGTAATCGATAAAGAAATGGCATTCACATTTAGCAAAGTCACAGCAAAGTTCCGCATGTTTTTCCTACATGAAAAAGCATTTTACGAAATAGTAAAAGCGAACCTCCGCGAGATGAGACAGGCAACACATGCCAGCAAAGATTTTTAGTATAGTGACTAAAATAGACCAATAATTCATGGCATAGTCAGTCAGAGTAGGCTTAGTGAATGCTTTTAGCATTAAAGTTCAAATCCGAGTCACGTCGTTTCGGATAACCTACAAAAAATAATGACATATCCCATACACATTTCAGGCAACAACGACGATAAGAAACCTCTTAAGCGGTCATTGCCGACAGATGCCAAACAgtctttgactgaaaatgaagcCGAATTGATGGTGATACACAGCTGCTTTGAAAGATAATAAGCGAAACCATGCCCAAATGAGCTATGCTTCGCTGTTGTGCAGAGACAACGGGCTGCCTCGCTAAACgatgcacacctgtaactcacgtgACCCATGGTTATTATTGAAACGAGAACGAGGGCGTCGTGCCTTTATAAGACTGCGTTAATGGTTCCGCGGAGTTATCCCTtccgttgttgtttattgaCTGTTAAACATGGCGTCATTTGcaaaggtggttgtgtgtgtcctcattgcttgtgtctgtaatggtaagttttcCTCTGGTTTCTGTTGGTTGTGttttatcttgaaattctgtctgaaatagtcactcgttttgtcttcctttgaacagcattcggttttccgaagagagatgtgaactttaaggcctctgcagttgaccgccaaagtgatgtggttgtcaccacaacacccgttccccacaaccagaccacctCTGCccctactgaagctggtggtgaggtttccttttaacgatGTTTATGGGTtgtgttgagtcttgattgtgttggataaatgttgactcttgtatgtttatcctaaggtggagcaagtgaagatgctgtggctacctACCCCGCCAGCACTAatcacacaaccagacaacttctgcacaaactgaagttactggtagggtgtttctttttagtttttgtgtggttttctgcaagtttggtttttgtataaaatgtgtgtcccttggcttctctctggccccctcactcatgtggaatcccaagatggggccagtgaagatgctgtggaccgccaaagtgatgatgtggtttccaccacaacacccaatccccacaaccagaccacatctgcccctactgaagctggtggaggttttttttatttatttatttttttacgatattatgggttctgttgagtcttgattgtgttggttaaatgttcacttttgtatggttatcctaagatggagcaagtgaagatgatgatgatgatgatgatgcaagTGAAGATGATtcagcaagtgaagatgctgtggctaccaccccaacaccaaatcccccaactacatctgaccacactgcagctaccggtaaggacatcagtgcatgtctgttttgatggaacactttgaatgtttgcgccTCCCTTTTGACTGTGTCCCTTTCTATTTGTGCGTAATCGCAAGATGAtgcaagtgagggtgctgtggctgcccacactggaactactggtaagggagttatgattatacaaggaaccacttggatggTCCAAACCGTTTGCTCTTAAAAATGTTTTCACAAGGAATCTGATTCAGTGCAAGGGTCTAGgaactttgagtgttgtggtttggcatggtcacacgttaatgtttaaaaatgcagcctggcaggtctctaacaaatctatacctgtagtcacaaatgtttgtttggttgaagttgaacagctctgcCTGGAGCAGTGGCGTACCGTAGGATTTCAGACAAcaaatgtgcaattaaaaaggtttttgtttcttctccctgtagtatcccatacgactgaagtctgattcgactgctcctctggtcacaatgacctgtctggactttttgcctctacatgttgactgcaataaaggacagatttgtattaatcaaatgttgtcttgcctttttcaaattgaggccTTGTCCTGTTTTGGTAGTGGAGATGACTATGAAGCCTCTTTCCTAACGTATTTCCTGTAGTGGTTTTACTATATGCTTCATTGTGTTAACTGGTGTCTCTTGGCAATACAGTTtacaatgttgtgctgtgaaagcttttcatgGGGTCTTTAGTCCCAGAGCAGCAGGGACCAAGTGCATATCCAGGATGGGTAGTGGGAATCTCTCGTTCACAGGACCATATACAATCAAAATAGAAATATCAAAACTTGAAGTCTTGTGTTAATGTTTGATACAAACCTATCCAAGTATATAACACAATGGTCggccttttatttgttttggagcAATTCTGATTGGTGTTTTACTTCGCATCAATGTAACGGCTATATAAATGGCATACAGTGTATGTACTTAACTTTTTAACACAGAGCTGAATATACCATTACATACTTGTGGTTTCTATTTGTGGAAGCCTACCTTTACTATATCACAACTAGTTTGCTCTGCATTATATATTAGCAAATCTGCTGTAAGTAAGGAAAAATGAAAGACATGAAgtgtaacatatttaacaaaaaacacctgctttcttctccagaacagatctggccctgatctagcATGAAGCCGTCCCAGATATTGTTCCGGTATGGGGCTGCCGCATCAGCACACAGCCATTTAGTGATCTTGTTAGCAATAGATGCTCACATGTGGCGTACCAAACACACAGTACTTCTCTTCATGAACAATCAAGCTGGCCAAGCCATGTTTGATAGTCATGGCTCATGAATGGATGGAGGAAtgagtgaataaatgaatgtacTTATATGAACACACCTTTACACCTGTTTAGGTTACCCAAAAGGGCATCACATGTGGtagggcaggggttttcaactggttttgtcccagggaccaccattctgactagaaagtaatttgcggcccactgatgtacctgcacgcgcgtgcgtgtttgtaaccgccgccacgccccctccccccgcacagatattctgcctataacacttaaatatgtgaaattatcagggtacatcgccagccaccgccacgccccctccccctgcacagatattctgcttataacacttaaatatgtgcagttatcagggtagatcactaaccaccgtcgccacgccccctcccccgcgcacatattccgcctgtagcacttgtcagtgtaatttcttcgatatttttcacaatattcaagtgttgtgttgaaatatcaaagcgaatttataaaaataaataaaaaataattcacgttgtcatgttaatccattagtaAACTGAAGAATGTACATCCGGTAGGCCAATCGTCTGGGTCTACGCTTCGTCTACCCACAGCCACCATGGCTCAAAAGCGAGCAGTTTTGTTTTTGGTATTCGCTCCTTTATTATGTAGGCTACAACTGCTTTCTTGAACATTTTTACCTTCACACATCTTCCCATGCAGTAAAAGTGGTTTTAGCCCTTGACACAGCTAACTCTGTGAGGTATGTATGCCACCATTGATAATGATGTAAAATGAGGCTCACTGAAGCAggggttgtttttatttgttacgCCTGGAGTTTCTGAGTTCGAGTTCCACTCCAACTCGTGCTACCAGTGCTTCCAGTTTTGTTACTACATTTAAAGTAGCATTATGGCGTTTTGGTTTAAAACCAGCAAGCTACGTCCATATAAAGCATGCAAAAGCCTGGCAGACACTCCCATCTCacaaaagcttgctaacatcctAACTGGGTTGGCTTATCTGCAAGGTGCTCCAATCTGTACCACAGAAATACATAGTGCAGAGTCTGGATCAAAAGGGTCAAAAGTGATGACAGACAACAGAAACtagcaactagttttggtatcatcttcaaattgattTTGCTGGTATATAATAAAGTGAAGGATAGATAAACACACgttgttcccactagccatccagacTCTGCCCTATGTATTTCTGTGGTACAGGTTGGAGCACCTTGCAGACTATATTGCCAACAATTTTGCCAAAAGACAACAGTTAGGTCGTTAGCCAGCTTATGTGAGATGGCAGTGTCTGCAAGGCTTTTGCATGCTTTATATGGAagtagcttgctagtttttaACCAAAACaccataatgctgctttaaatgtTTAACAAAACTGGAAGCACATGAGTTGGGTTGCTTCAAGGTGAACAGTGTTCGTATCTCAAACTGTTCCTTTAAACCCAGTCGAGGTTCTAATCCTTGGAGGACCATATCACTGCCCACCCCAATCCTCTCCTTATTCTTAACTCTGTTTGTTGCCAAATACAGCCATTTTTAACAGTTAGAACTACTTTTGGTTAAAGTTGTTGCTGCCAAGGGGGCTTTCACACCCCATGTCCTATCCCTGTGGCATACCGTTGTAAGGTATGTTCTGTGGCTAGAGTGGAGGGCAGCTGTCTTTTTTAGATGTATGTATAAACATGAGGTTGAGAGAGCTAGCCCCCTAAGAGCTGACACATGGAGATTGTTTCCtgtgcatttttaaatgtaataatccTAGGTTCCACATACGACATGGAGGGCTATAATTGCACTGCAGTTCACAGCATTTCACAATCTACATGCAGGCATATAACTGCAATTTTGCTTTAAGTGGCCTCTTTTTTACAGACATATAGGCTGCCTCTTTCACGACAGTATAGGCCTAACTAACATTATTGAAACAGaatttgtttaattaaaagTCTTTGTTATTGCGATCATGTGGACAATAAAAATAGTTCTATATGTTTCCATTCGCCATTTATCATCATCGATTTCACTTACGATGCCATGCATTACATTAGAGGTCCTCGTGCAGCTGGGAAAAAATGCAgaaattacatattttttaaacCTTACATGGCTAACCCACAGCAACTTTTATTTTACCATATGAACCGAATGAGGCGACCCGGAAGCAAAGACTTGCGAACTCTAGTGGTGTTCGAAATCGAGGCTTCTAGCTTCATCTGAAGTCGTGATAAGATGCCTGGGTGAAATCTCGGTTGTCAGTAGCATGATCGATATCTGAAATAGTCAGGTAATGTCATTCACACGTGAAATTCATCCACGCCATGCCATCCAAGGCCATTTGTTATACACATGTAACAACCGAGATTGCATTCGCACAGGCTGAGTATTTGATGTTAGTTTACCATAACGTCAGCTAGCTATCGTTAGCCAGCTAAAGTTGTTTGCTTGTAGTGTAAGATGAGCAGCTGGAGACATTTGTTTATATGACAAGTCGGCCAACTAGTTTGTTTATAAGGAAGATATACATATTATCTGATCACTTGGCCTCGGTACTTCTGCTTGGCTTACATGCTTGATTACTGATTACTTGTTTGACTTGAGTTTCTTCCGTCAGTTTGGcacaacatcgctagctagatTGTTAGCTTTGATATTAGCCAGCAAATCTTTTGCCAAAATTCTGGCGCTAAGATCAACCAGCCTAGAATCGTTAATGACAAGATGACGAAGGCCGAGAAAGAGATTTCTTTTCTTGATTTTGTGacttgtctccccccccccccatacattTCTTGTATGTGTTGCTCGGTTTAGTCAACGTTTGTGTTGCTAGCCACTTGTCACGAGAGAAGCTTAGTAATTTAGACAGCTAACCCGAAAGGCAGTAGTCGTATTCAGCTAGCAGACACAGTAACGTTAGAAAATAATATGTAATGATATGGTGCCCCAGCCATAGCTAGCCCTATGATATACGTCAAAGACTGTGACTAGTAAGAGCGTAACATTAGCAGTAATCATCGCTTCTAAATAGCGTAATGCAGCCGGCTAGTATTGTTGGTCCTCTGTGGATTGTATTTGCACTAGACAGATACGTTTAGACGACTGAGTGGGAGAGTGCCAATAAActatattttctgtttaaagGTAGATACTTAACTATTAGCTAGGGAATCCTtgggtgtggtgttgtggtttaATGCGGCACGATGCGTAAAGTAAGCAGCTGTCTATGTCAGTAGAAACTGATACCGAATATCCAGATTGAATCgaattaatgtatttatgacCTGGGTGACATTTTTTTATGGATAGACACGACTAATTCTGTTTTGTGGTGTGGTTACAGGTGAGTCCTTCTTAATGTGTATCTAAGAGAGTGCCGCTGTGAGGGCTAAGATGCCgatccctccccctccccctccaccacctggtggaccacctcctcctcccaccttCAGCCAGGTAAGCATACACTACACCTTGCCATCAGTGTTTTAATCACATCTATAAGCTGTTCTTGGGCCTACTTTATCTCCTTTGCCGGTTCTTGTCTGCGTAGGCATTTAACGGCTATTTGTATTGAAAGCATTAGTTATGTACCCTCTGCCCATCCTTTAAGGATTTTCTGACAAACTCAGAAATGTATTGTTGTGAGATACATGCTCTGTGGTCTCTATAAATAATGTGTGCAATGTAGCTTAGAGAAGCAACCCCATGCATGCCCTGTAAAACTGGACAGTGTAGTGATGACATAAGCCATGTTGTCTACACCGTGTCTACCGGTAGTGCCAGGGGCTGTGGTCTTCACCAGTGTATTTTACCCATGCCTAAGAAAAACCTTGCCCCCCTGTTTTACCAGGCCAACACGACCCCACCCAAACTGAACAAAGATGAGGCTAAAGGGCGCAACATGCTTTTGACCGACATCTGCAAAGGGTCCAAGCTGAAGAAGGCTGCTGTTGTGAATGATCGGAGTGCACCCATCATCGAGAGTAAGCTGCTGATATAAACTCATCGTGAGGATCTGTACATGTACTTACAAAACATATTGAAAGagttgaaaaaaatatttatctaaaaaaaacaagtacatttattaTTTGCATTGATTTTTATGTTCCTTTTACCAAGCTAATAAGCATTTCGTTTTTTAGGTTGCAACCCCCAGGTAACTAATCTGTGGATGATATAATAAATGTATACTAGGTCTTTGCTGATCACATGTTATGATACTGAATGCAATCCACTGGCAGTTTGAAGGTATTAATAAAAGAAAGGTTTTGAACAAgcccccccccttttccctcCAGATTTACACTGTTCACTGCTGTTCAGATGAGCTGAGTTGTATCTTACCTTATCTTAGTACTTACAACAAAGCTCTCTGTCACAGAAAGAAGTTAAGACCAGTAAACTTGTAGTTGTCTGTTAGGAGTGTCTGATGGCAGCTGAGaactgtaaatgtttgtgtgtgaagatgtgcttgtgtgacacagaaagagagatggagctgaGAGGTGCAGCCGTTCCCTGATGTTTTGCTGGTGTGTTTCCACTCTCCGTAGAGCCCAAAGGAAGTAGTGGCAGTGCCAGTCCAGGGGCTGTGTCGGGTTCCATGCAGCCAGTGGGTGGGCTTTTCCAAGGAGGCGTGCCAAAGCTGCGACCAGTGGGAGGCAAGTTACCTTTAGACGACTACGTTTATGGTGTTCTTtac is a genomic window of Clupea harengus chromosome 1, Ch_v2.0.2, whole genome shotgun sequence containing:
- the LOC116224405 gene encoding uncharacterized protein LOC116224405 isoform X2 gives rise to the protein MASTSGRFNSGPRDLGEIVRQYFDELLDVDICAVSILPFTEQFSAEELQMIRAAFLIAVFVLERGPVIKLLTTAISKNVANLLHDAVDIMARKRALLESDTDTEAVSVSEYSISESDTSVSTSRLPEDNLRSQDCGGHSGTLCPGQGGSVLAKRGVTETLISSSSSSRNSSCSSITSEMSRPHSTSTCSVKDLPTERPHVSSSSLSTRPEEAVATLAMSSHEDSANMKSSRGEDKQRRKRIFTIHWKSKRSIAPSPVVEKPVTHSPERTRRPSLSSRLASGICRLFCCCGKGQD
- the LOC116224405 gene encoding uncharacterized protein LOC116224405 isoform X1 is translated as MLLIDLRRFISHGQSTRAEGSVTQEDNYFQFEDFIRFIMDHFVLEASRNLLERLVNAPSRLRLLHASRMRTQALEMPFLPQVFVLERGPVIKLLTTAISKNVANLLHDAVDIMARKRALLESDTDTEAVSVSEYSISESDTSVSTSRLPEDNLRSQDCGGHSGTLCPGQGGSVLAKRGVTETLISSSSSSRNSSCSSITSEMSRPHSTSTCSVKDLPTERPHVSSSSLSTRPEEAVATLAMSSHEDSANMKSSRGEDKQRRKRIFTIHWKSKRSIAPSPVVEKPVTHSPERTRRPSLSSRLASGICRLFCCCGKGQD